The following are encoded together in the Novipirellula artificiosorum genome:
- the purM gene encoding phosphoribosylformylglycinamidine cyclo-ligase: MAATYKDAGVDLDVYAESMRRLPRLMHRTFSPRVIPSDGGFAGLFSLDFDGKLFARKYREPVLVSGTDGVGTKLKIAQQTNRHDTVGIDLVAMCVNDLICTGGEPLFFLDYVAMGRDDPARLEQIVQGISDGCVEGDMALLGGETAIMPDMYATDDYDLAGFAVGVVERRKLIDGHLIGEGDVVLGLASSGLHSNGFSLVRKVIADAALGWDAVPKELGGRTLAQACLEPTRIYTKVIRSVQMHYRVKQVLHGLAHITGGGIEENLDRILPKNVDAVIDPSGWELPAIYQWLQKTGEIETSEMRRVFNMGIGMAAVVSEFYADSIMTKIRAAGVPCHQIGKITAGTGTVQYAST, translated from the coding sequence ATGGCTGCAACTTACAAAGACGCTGGCGTGGACCTCGATGTTTACGCCGAATCGATGCGGCGGTTGCCGCGATTGATGCATCGCACGTTTAGCCCCCGTGTGATCCCGAGTGATGGTGGATTTGCCGGTTTATTCTCGCTCGATTTTGACGGGAAGCTGTTCGCGAGAAAGTATCGTGAACCGGTTTTGGTCAGCGGAACCGACGGGGTGGGCACGAAATTGAAGATTGCCCAGCAGACGAATCGCCACGACACCGTGGGTATCGATTTAGTGGCCATGTGTGTCAACGATTTGATTTGCACCGGAGGAGAGCCGCTGTTTTTCCTCGACTACGTCGCGATGGGGCGCGATGATCCCGCACGGCTCGAGCAAATCGTGCAAGGCATTAGCGATGGTTGCGTTGAGGGCGACATGGCGTTGTTAGGCGGGGAAACCGCGATCATGCCCGATATGTACGCAACGGACGATTACGATTTGGCCGGTTTCGCCGTGGGTGTGGTGGAACGACGCAAACTGATCGACGGGCACTTGATCGGCGAAGGTGACGTGGTGTTGGGACTCGCTTCGAGCGGCTTGCACAGCAACGGCTTCTCGCTGGTCCGCAAAGTCATTGCCGATGCGGCGCTGGGATGGGATGCCGTGCCGAAAGAACTCGGTGGTCGTACCTTGGCGCAAGCCTGTCTGGAACCGACTCGAATCTACACCAAAGTGATCCGTAGCGTCCAAATGCATTACCGGGTCAAACAGGTCTTGCACGGATTGGCGCACATCACCGGTGGTGGGATCGAAGAGAACTTGGACCGGATTTTGCCAAAAAACGTCGACGCGGTGATCGATCCGAGCGGCTGGGAACTGCCTGCGATTTACCAATGGCTTCAAAAGACCGGCGAGATTGAAACGTCCGAAATGCGCCGCGTGTTTAATATGGGGATCGGAATGGCGGCGGTCGTGAGCGAGTTTTACGCCGACAGCATCATGACAAAAATTCGCGCCGCAGGAGTCCCCTGCCATCAAATTGGCAAAATCACGGCGGGAACGGGAACCGTCCAATATGCGTCTACGTAA
- the glgX gene encoding glycogen debranching protein GlgX produces MLMKQPCPDLHFTYQMPYGSALQDTGVDFSVFSRSATSMRLLLYNKVNDLEPAEIIDFDPGDHRRGDVWSMHVPNLAAGQLYHYQASGPWDPEHGHRFDGAARLIDPYAQALAGTFQKSTDGVVRPPKCVVIDDSFDWEGDRHLRHDISESIIYEMHVKGFTKSRTAKVKASGSYLGVIEKIPYLQSLGITAVELMPINEFPIHNPMGEKLARPNYWGYDPMAFFSPHRGYAHGKAPGSQVNEFKEMVKALHKAGIEVILDVVFNHTCEGNENGPTLSFKGLENQIYYILSEGKHYCNYSGCGNTLNGNHPVVREMIFHCLRHWVYNYHVDGFRFDLASILSRDRNGNLIPNPPMVELIAEDPLLANTKVIAEAWDAAGAYQVGSFGNHRWAEWNGRYRDDVRGFWRGDGGTLGALATRLAGSSDLYEHAGRPPHCSINFITSHDGFTMNDLVAYKHKHNMANGENNCDGDNHNISDNYGVEGPTRKKGVRTIRSRQVRNMMATLLLSQGVPMMVAGDEIRRTQRGNNNAYCQDSDISWFDWRLVGKNADMLRFVQTLTQFRRDQPTVRRQHFLTGKPVDGRKIPDVSWYSPAGTPLDWGQQELAMVAYIAAPSRIDDPEGLGRDLVMMFNSTGQNRNFMLPEVGRGMKWNLFINTAGESPEDIYPDLDGPMPPSSRVIDIPCHSLKVYVSQREPF; encoded by the coding sequence ATGCTCATGAAACAGCCGTGCCCCGATCTGCACTTTACCTATCAGATGCCGTATGGCTCTGCGCTGCAGGACACTGGCGTTGATTTTTCTGTTTTCAGTCGCTCAGCGACCAGCATGCGACTTTTGCTGTACAACAAAGTCAATGATCTCGAGCCTGCCGAAATCATCGATTTCGATCCGGGCGATCATCGTCGAGGCGATGTGTGGAGTATGCATGTCCCCAATTTGGCTGCGGGACAACTTTACCACTACCAAGCCAGCGGGCCGTGGGATCCTGAGCATGGACACCGTTTCGATGGTGCTGCCCGGTTGATCGACCCCTACGCTCAAGCGCTCGCGGGCACATTCCAGAAAAGCACCGATGGCGTTGTCCGTCCACCCAAGTGTGTCGTGATCGATGACAGCTTTGATTGGGAAGGCGATCGGCATCTCCGCCATGACATCAGCGAATCGATCATCTATGAAATGCACGTCAAGGGTTTTACCAAGAGCCGCACGGCCAAGGTCAAAGCATCCGGCAGCTATTTGGGGGTGATTGAGAAGATCCCCTACCTCCAGTCGCTTGGCATCACTGCGGTCGAATTGATGCCGATCAACGAGTTCCCGATCCACAACCCGATGGGCGAAAAATTGGCTCGGCCCAACTATTGGGGCTATGACCCGATGGCCTTCTTCTCGCCGCACCGCGGTTATGCTCACGGCAAGGCTCCTGGTTCTCAAGTGAATGAGTTCAAGGAGATGGTCAAGGCGTTGCACAAAGCCGGCATCGAAGTGATTTTGGACGTTGTGTTCAACCACACCTGCGAAGGCAACGAAAACGGTCCAACATTGTCGTTTAAGGGTCTCGAAAACCAAATCTACTATATCCTTAGCGAAGGCAAGCATTACTGCAACTATTCCGGTTGTGGGAACACGCTCAACGGCAACCACCCCGTTGTCCGCGAGATGATTTTCCATTGTTTGCGACATTGGGTATACAATTACCATGTCGACGGCTTCCGCTTCGACTTGGCAAGCATTCTTAGCCGTGATCGAAATGGTAATTTGATTCCCAATCCGCCGATGGTCGAATTGATCGCCGAAGACCCGTTGTTGGCGAACACCAAGGTCATCGCCGAAGCTTGGGACGCGGCGGGTGCCTATCAAGTCGGTTCCTTTGGCAACCATCGCTGGGCTGAATGGAATGGGCGTTATCGAGATGACGTTCGCGGTTTCTGGCGCGGCGATGGCGGGACGCTCGGAGCACTGGCAACACGCTTGGCCGGCAGCAGTGATCTGTATGAACACGCCGGACGGCCGCCCCATTGCAGCATCAATTTCATCACCAGCCATGATGGCTTCACGATGAATGATCTGGTCGCCTACAAGCACAAGCATAACATGGCCAATGGCGAGAACAATTGCGACGGCGATAACCACAACATCAGCGACAACTACGGTGTGGAAGGACCGACGCGAAAGAAAGGGGTTCGCACCATCCGAAGTCGCCAAGTTCGCAACATGATGGCGACGCTGCTGCTAAGTCAGGGTGTGCCGATGATGGTCGCAGGCGACGAGATTCGCAGGACCCAACGAGGTAACAACAACGCGTACTGCCAAGACAGTGACATCAGTTGGTTCGATTGGCGATTGGTCGGCAAGAACGCGGACATGCTGCGGTTCGTCCAGACGTTGACGCAGTTCCGACGGGATCAGCCAACGGTCCGTCGACAGCATTTCCTGACGGGCAAACCGGTCGACGGGCGAAAAATCCCTGACGTTTCGTGGTATTCGCCAGCCGGAACGCCACTGGATTGGGGACAACAGGAGTTGGCGATGGTCGCGTACATCGCTGCACCCAGTCGCATCGATGACCCAGAAGGACTTGGTCGCGATCTCGTGATGATGTTCAACAGCACGGGGCAAAACCGGAACTTTATGTTGCCAGAAGTGGGCCGTGGCATGAAATGGAACCTGTTTATCAATACGGCTGGTGAATCGCCGGAGGACATCTATCCCGATCTTGATGGGCCGATGCCGCCGAGCAGCCGTGTAATCGATATCCCTTGCCATTCTTTGAAGGTCTACGTCAGCCAACGAGAGCCGTTTTAG
- a CDS encoding S41 family peptidase — MDFPRMDWINQISCRISKACCFRILFAALLISASALSSLAPARSESNLESFAGSAADATTRSVDSAITHGLELEQSRLWADAVRHYEKANKKFSDHSQLYQRLVIAKLHYDVNRRYQDTSFVQTVDSLSSEQALDLYSEILANLKTHYVDDVDWARVMLHGTAALEVALTEPKFLEHHLAAADPAVVEHFRQNIHHELTSRSTATRFDLRANVAYVASIGGRELGMSPTAVALEYLSGAVSTLDPYTRLLSGNQLDEMFSNIEGNFVGLGIELKPERDCLQILSVIPGGPAEEAGIVAGEKIVRVETTLTEGEDSNLAADLLRGPENSYVSIGLTGVDGAPRDMSVQRRRVDVPCVENIHMVDPQNRVGYLRLTNFQKTTTRDVEQALWDLHRQGMKSLILDVRGNPGGLLSAAVEVADRFLGNGRIVTTRGRNVRENFDYTAHRPNTWNIPLAVLIDRDSASASEIFAGAIADSGRGAVVGETSYGKGSVQGIFRMQTAKFGLCLTTAKFYSPSGQAISRHGVVPNVPVEPTYVAARPNGNGEMTTDLEDAVLQRAIAKLCEPPAQAESSEQNWISRRP; from the coding sequence ATGGATTTTCCACGTATGGATTGGATCAACCAGATCTCGTGTCGCATCTCAAAAGCGTGTTGTTTTCGGATCCTGTTCGCGGCTTTGCTGATTAGCGCTTCGGCGTTGAGTTCGCTGGCACCGGCACGATCGGAAAGCAACCTTGAATCCTTTGCCGGCAGCGCTGCGGATGCAACGACCCGCAGCGTTGACAGTGCGATCACGCACGGTTTGGAACTCGAACAGTCTCGTTTGTGGGCCGATGCCGTTCGGCATTACGAGAAAGCGAATAAGAAGTTTTCCGACCACAGTCAACTTTACCAGCGTCTCGTCATTGCAAAGCTGCACTATGACGTCAACCGACGTTATCAAGACACCAGTTTCGTTCAAACGGTGGATTCCTTGTCGAGCGAGCAGGCGTTGGATCTGTATTCCGAGATTCTCGCAAACCTGAAAACGCACTACGTCGACGATGTCGATTGGGCTCGCGTGATGCTGCACGGTACCGCGGCGCTCGAAGTCGCGTTGACCGAACCAAAATTTCTCGAGCATCATCTGGCAGCGGCCGATCCGGCCGTCGTCGAGCACTTTCGTCAGAACATCCATCACGAGCTGACTTCGCGAAGCACTGCGACCCGATTTGATTTGCGTGCGAACGTCGCCTACGTCGCGTCGATCGGGGGACGCGAACTTGGTATGTCTCCCACAGCGGTGGCGTTGGAGTATTTAAGCGGAGCGGTCTCGACGCTTGATCCCTACACACGATTGCTGTCCGGTAACCAGCTTGATGAAATGTTCTCGAATATCGAAGGCAACTTCGTCGGGCTTGGGATTGAATTGAAACCTGAACGCGATTGTTTACAGATCCTATCGGTGATTCCTGGCGGACCAGCCGAAGAAGCCGGGATTGTGGCCGGCGAAAAGATCGTTCGTGTTGAAACCACACTCACCGAGGGTGAGGATTCCAATCTCGCAGCCGATCTGCTCCGCGGCCCCGAGAACTCCTATGTCTCCATCGGGTTGACGGGCGTTGACGGGGCGCCGCGTGACATGAGCGTTCAGCGGAGGCGTGTGGATGTTCCCTGTGTCGAGAACATTCATATGGTGGACCCACAGAACCGGGTCGGCTATTTGCGGCTCACGAATTTTCAGAAGACAACGACACGAGATGTTGAACAGGCGTTGTGGGACCTGCATCGCCAAGGAATGAAGTCTCTCATTTTGGACGTTCGCGGAAATCCTGGTGGTTTGTTGTCCGCGGCGGTCGAAGTCGCGGATCGTTTTCTTGGGAATGGTCGAATCGTCACGACCCGCGGCCGCAATGTACGTGAGAATTTTGATTACACCGCCCACCGTCCGAATACTTGGAACATTCCCTTGGCCGTCTTGATTGATCGCGACAGTGCGAGTGCCAGCGAAATCTTTGCCGGTGCGATTGCGGACAGTGGTCGAGGCGCCGTTGTTGGAGAAACCAGTTATGGGAAGGGCAGCGTTCAAGGCATCTTTCGAATGCAAACGGCAAAATTCGGTCTGTGTTTGACGACCGCAAAGTTCTATTCGCCAAGCGGTCAAGCGATCAGCCGCCATGGAGTCGTTCCCAATGTCCCCGTCGAACCGACCTACGTCGCCGCTCGTCCCAACGGCAACGGAGAAATGACAACCGATTTGGAAGATGCGGTCCTGCAGCGAGCCATTGCGAAGCTTTGTGAACCGCCCGCACAAGCGGAATCGTCCGAACAAAACTGGATTAGTCGCCGGCCGTAG
- a CDS encoding endo-1,4-beta-xylanase — protein MMRVQSLFCAGLQLFVLSVCVSASDVTPADPADLYRDADARIEKYRKADVSITVLDSVGQPVSGAEVHLQQTRHAFLFGSNIFTWQIEDAPNLQQAYRGQFTDLLNFATAGFYWPSYEPAKGKTRFEDRAACARWCQQQGIVLKGHPLAWNYSDPRWIPDDSKAIFAFQLGRITDCVTRFNGLINTWDVVNEPTHVDRQEFKDRAPKMTRMWMDVGQIEFAKSCFEAARKANPEATLLVNDYRVDEPYAEVIRQLVDADGKPLYDKIGIQSHQHGGAWSNEKIWETCERFAAFGVPLHFTETTILSGERKWRADEDRTPWPSTDEGEAYQSKEVERFYTMLYSHPSVEAITWWDFSDYHAWKRAPAGLLRDDMTAKPAYHTLMSLIHDKWWTEEQLMSGPDGKAACRATYGDYEVTVTRNGKSPVVVRATVAREQERAIVVRLP, from the coding sequence ATGATGCGAGTCCAATCCTTGTTTTGCGCTGGCCTGCAGTTGTTCGTGCTGAGCGTTTGCGTTTCTGCCAGTGATGTAACTCCAGCCGATCCAGCTGACCTTTACCGTGACGCTGACGCGAGAATCGAAAAATACCGTAAGGCTGACGTTTCCATCACGGTCTTGGATTCAGTGGGGCAACCGGTCAGCGGTGCAGAGGTGCATTTGCAACAAACACGCCACGCCTTTTTATTCGGTTCGAACATCTTCACCTGGCAGATTGAAGACGCACCTAACCTGCAGCAGGCCTACCGGGGCCAGTTTACAGACCTTCTCAACTTCGCCACGGCGGGCTTCTATTGGCCGAGCTACGAACCGGCGAAGGGCAAGACCCGGTTTGAGGATCGAGCTGCCTGCGCGCGTTGGTGCCAGCAGCAGGGAATTGTATTGAAGGGACATCCGCTGGCGTGGAACTACAGCGACCCGCGTTGGATTCCGGACGACAGCAAGGCGATCTTTGCGTTTCAGTTAGGACGCATTACCGATTGTGTCACGCGATTCAATGGCTTGATCAACACCTGGGATGTCGTCAATGAACCAACTCATGTCGACCGGCAAGAGTTCAAGGACCGCGCTCCAAAGATGACGCGGATGTGGATGGATGTGGGACAAATCGAGTTTGCCAAGTCGTGCTTCGAGGCCGCACGCAAAGCAAATCCCGAGGCAACGTTGCTGGTGAATGACTATCGTGTGGATGAGCCGTATGCGGAGGTGATTCGGCAATTGGTTGATGCCGACGGAAAGCCGCTTTATGACAAGATTGGCATTCAGAGCCATCAACATGGCGGGGCGTGGTCGAACGAAAAGATCTGGGAAACATGCGAGCGGTTTGCGGCATTCGGCGTTCCACTCCATTTTACGGAGACCACGATTTTGTCAGGGGAACGAAAGTGGCGCGCGGACGAGGATCGAACGCCATGGCCATCCACCGACGAAGGGGAAGCGTATCAGTCGAAGGAAGTCGAACGTTTTTACACCATGCTCTATTCGCATCCTTCGGTCGAAGCGATTACGTGGTGGGATTTCTCGGACTATCACGCCTGGAAGCGAGCGCCGGCGGGACTCCTTCGCGACGACATGACTGCAAAGCCCGCCTACCACACGTTGATGAGTCTGATTCATGACAAGTGGTGGACTGAGGAGCAACTCATGTCGGGACCGGATGGCAAGGCGGCTTGCCGCGCAACCTACGGCGACTACGAAGTCACGGTCACACGCAACGGCAAGTCACCGGTGGTTGTCCGTGCGACGGTTGCAAGGGAACAAGAGCGGGCAATCGTGGTGCGATTGCCATAG
- a CDS encoding competence/damage-inducible protein A, translating into MTETNHRKPTAEVISIGDEMTSGARLDTNAQWLSRRLAELGVEVLFHTTVCDSMDCNVDVFRTAVRRVDVVVCTGGLGPTRDDLTRDALAEASGKVLEFRQQAMDKIERLFATRQRPMSQRNRLQAMFPKGSTTIPNPQGTAPGIDQTFDQGDETTCRVFALPGVPAEMKPMFDQTVAPAIAMMTGGGSVIRSLVMKFFGTGESAMEERLGEMISRDRIPRVGITVSAATLSLRITASSDSALRCDQMIAETRDEIMSRVGDLYFGEGEDFEQYHAIDQLLRGRKESLVVVELGYAAPLGDWFATLGVTPTYRGGISLATSGQLMRLTSAASFDASLDEIKSRFDADWLLLVDPYPAIEEADRSGMPTADVSIVVVDPTGQRHTTSTHIGGHPEILQPRIAKSAMAWLRTWL; encoded by the coding sequence ATGACCGAAACGAACCATCGCAAACCAACGGCTGAAGTGATCTCGATTGGCGATGAGATGACCAGCGGCGCGCGACTGGACACGAATGCCCAGTGGCTCAGTCGTCGGCTAGCAGAACTGGGCGTCGAAGTCCTGTTTCACACGACCGTTTGCGATTCGATGGATTGTAACGTGGACGTGTTCCGTACAGCGGTTCGCCGAGTCGATGTGGTCGTGTGCACGGGCGGCTTGGGTCCCACACGGGATGATTTGACTCGCGACGCCTTGGCCGAAGCAAGCGGCAAGGTCTTGGAGTTTCGCCAACAAGCGATGGACAAAATCGAAAGGCTGTTCGCGACGCGGCAGCGTCCGATGTCGCAGCGGAATCGGTTGCAAGCGATGTTTCCAAAAGGCAGCACGACGATCCCGAACCCACAAGGCACCGCACCGGGGATTGACCAGACGTTCGATCAAGGCGACGAAACGACATGTCGCGTCTTTGCCTTGCCTGGCGTGCCGGCGGAAATGAAGCCGATGTTCGATCAGACGGTTGCACCAGCGATTGCAATGATGACGGGGGGTGGCAGCGTGATTCGCAGTTTGGTGATGAAGTTTTTTGGAACGGGAGAGAGCGCGATGGAAGAACGGCTTGGCGAAATGATCTCGCGCGACCGTATTCCACGAGTCGGAATTACCGTTAGCGCCGCAACCCTGTCACTTCGCATCACCGCCTCGAGCGATTCAGCCCTGCGATGCGATCAGATGATTGCAGAAACCAGAGACGAAATCATGAGTCGAGTTGGCGATTTGTACTTTGGGGAAGGCGAGGACTTCGAGCAATACCACGCCATTGACCAGTTGCTGCGAGGGCGCAAGGAGTCGTTAGTCGTCGTGGAACTTGGCTATGCTGCTCCACTTGGCGATTGGTTTGCGACCTTGGGAGTGACGCCGACCTATCGCGGCGGCATTTCGCTGGCGACATCAGGTCAGTTGATGCGGTTGACGTCGGCGGCGAGCTTCGACGCATCGCTGGATGAGATCAAGTCACGCTTCGATGCCGATTGGCTATTGCTGGTCGATCCCTATCCGGCCATCGAAGAGGCTGATCGATCCGGGATGCCCACCGCGGATGTGTCGATCGTGGTCGTCGATCCGACGGGACAACGACACACCACGTCGACTCACATCGGTGGGCATCCTGAGATTCTGCAACCGCGAATTGCCAAGTCTGCGATGGCTTGGCTGCGAACATGGTTGTGA
- a CDS encoding carboxy terminal-processing peptidase, translating to MDRLFSFFPKPLGLMTLCVASVLLCSPHSYGQAGTQVLEGQGIAPVVDTPLLADPKDPPPMNMAQPSARDSMVSRLIATLMPRNHISSQELNDEISQRALDLFVNSLDPMKLYFYQGDIDQFARNRDRIDDMIQDGDLSFGYEIFGRFIDRVDERVAVAQELLDGDFDFQREEQIIIDPEAAVYAKTPDESRDRWRRQIKYALLDQMDEGKEGEEARDLLRRRYDRYGRRWRQTDSDDLLEMYLSAVTTAYDPHSTYMSPGSLDDFQILMSLNLDGIGAQLREKDGNTVVTRVIPGGAAARHGELKTDDVIVSVGQDEEGDLVDIVEMPLKDVVALIRGKAGSVVRLGVKPGGAGEVEILRIERARIELEESAARGKVIEHAVGDGQTLKIGYINLPSFYLDMEAAQQNKRDFRSSTRDVQRILGDFKTQNVNGVVLDLSTNGGGSLTEAINLTGLFIDRGPVVQVKNANGTVQQYADEDSGTAWDGPLVVLTSKFSASASEIFAGAIKDYQRGIVVGDPATHGKGTVQTLMDLGQQLFRNRRENYGALKVTLQQFYLPDGESTQRTGVAADVILPSITSKMDIGEADLKYALPNDRVKPASHEMYHMVPADLLGKIRTDSIERVSKEKEFADLLHRVELYVRQKEKDSISLNETEFMARRKELDSQKEEEEKELEAQIGAEEVYRDSFYNREVINIAADYIEGLRKQNLAIAR from the coding sequence ATGGATCGTCTTTTTTCGTTCTTTCCCAAACCTCTGGGATTGATGACGCTTTGTGTCGCGAGCGTGTTGCTCTGCTCACCCCATTCTTACGGGCAAGCGGGCACACAGGTGCTCGAAGGCCAAGGGATTGCGCCGGTCGTCGATACGCCGCTGTTGGCGGACCCGAAGGATCCACCCCCGATGAACATGGCCCAGCCGTCGGCTCGCGATTCCATGGTTTCCCGGCTGATCGCAACCTTGATGCCTCGAAATCACATTTCGTCGCAAGAACTGAATGATGAGATCAGCCAACGTGCGCTCGATTTGTTTGTCAATTCGCTCGACCCGATGAAATTGTACTTTTATCAAGGGGATATTGACCAATTTGCCAGAAACCGAGACCGAATCGATGACATGATTCAGGACGGCGATTTGAGCTTCGGCTACGAGATTTTTGGACGTTTCATCGATCGAGTGGACGAGCGGGTCGCGGTCGCTCAGGAGCTGCTTGATGGTGATTTCGATTTCCAACGGGAAGAACAGATCATTATCGATCCTGAGGCTGCGGTGTACGCAAAGACCCCAGATGAATCGCGTGATCGATGGCGTCGACAAATCAAGTACGCGTTGTTGGACCAAATGGATGAGGGCAAAGAGGGCGAGGAAGCACGCGATTTGCTTCGCCGCCGCTACGACCGCTATGGTCGCCGATGGCGGCAAACCGACAGCGATGACCTATTGGAAATGTATTTGTCGGCTGTCACCACCGCCTACGACCCCCATTCGACCTACATGTCCCCGGGTTCGCTTGACGATTTCCAGATTTTAATGAGTTTGAATCTTGATGGCATCGGTGCTCAGCTTCGCGAGAAGGACGGGAACACGGTGGTCACGCGAGTGATCCCGGGTGGTGCAGCGGCTCGGCATGGTGAGTTGAAGACGGACGACGTGATCGTGAGCGTCGGCCAAGACGAGGAAGGCGATTTGGTCGATATTGTTGAAATGCCCCTCAAGGACGTTGTCGCATTGATCCGGGGAAAAGCGGGTTCCGTCGTTCGGCTTGGCGTCAAACCAGGCGGAGCTGGCGAGGTGGAAATCCTTCGAATTGAACGAGCACGCATCGAATTGGAGGAATCCGCTGCACGAGGGAAAGTCATCGAGCATGCGGTCGGTGACGGTCAAACGCTGAAGATTGGCTACATCAATTTGCCGAGTTTCTATCTCGATATGGAAGCTGCACAGCAAAACAAACGAGATTTCCGCAGCAGCACGCGAGATGTGCAACGGATTTTGGGTGATTTCAAAACCCAGAACGTCAATGGCGTCGTTCTCGACCTGAGCACCAACGGCGGCGGAAGTTTAACGGAGGCGATCAATTTGACCGGATTGTTCATTGATCGTGGTCCCGTTGTTCAAGTCAAGAACGCTAATGGAACGGTGCAACAGTATGCCGACGAAGACAGCGGAACCGCATGGGACGGACCGTTGGTGGTCTTGACGAGCAAGTTCAGTGCAAGTGCGAGCGAGATTTTTGCGGGAGCGATCAAAGATTATCAACGTGGCATCGTCGTCGGCGACCCCGCAACACACGGCAAAGGTACCGTCCAGACCTTGATGGACCTTGGTCAGCAGTTGTTTCGAAACCGACGTGAGAACTACGGAGCGTTGAAGGTGACGTTGCAGCAGTTTTATCTGCCTGATGGAGAAAGCACCCAGCGCACGGGAGTTGCGGCAGATGTGATCTTGCCAAGCATCACTTCAAAAATGGATATCGGCGAAGCGGATTTGAAGTATGCCTTGCCCAACGATCGCGTCAAACCGGCATCACACGAAATGTACCATATGGTTCCCGCTGATCTGCTCGGAAAGATTCGCACCGATTCGATTGAGCGTGTATCCAAAGAAAAGGAGTTTGCCGACTTGCTCCATCGCGTCGAGTTGTACGTTCGCCAAAAAGAAAAGGACTCCATCTCGTTGAACGAAACGGAGTTTATGGCGCGGCGGAAAGAGCTTGATTCGCAAAAGGAAGAAGAGGAGAAAGAACTCGAAGCACAGATCGGCGCCGAAGAGGTTTACCGTGATTCGTTCTACAACCGCGAAGTGATCAATATCGCTGCCGACTACATCGAAGGGCTGCGGAAGCAGAATCTAGCAATCGCGCGTTAG
- a CDS encoding PP2C family protein-serine/threonine phosphatase, giving the protein MRRANNQDSLACLPATTAERFQDRGHLFVVADGMGAHAAGEMASRLATDHIAMQYFRSPLDDCSEALRAAVAESNAEIFRRGQQNPEFHNMGTTASSLVLMPRGAIVAHVGDSRVYRLRAGMLEQLTFDHSLVWEFEASGNIDPDSAIGHSIPKNVITRSLGPNQVVDVDIEGPFEIFANDRFLLCSDGLSGQVEDEEIATLMDCLPEDLATRVMVDLANLRGGPDNSTVIIVRVEDSYANVSNHSVARSRKPKHDAPAVSPLLLGTIGVCLLGALALGLTEAWGPMIVAIILGLIAAAVSLTQFLQSQPTVQNLPLPKIPGGKGPYRRYKAQPTKALYERLGHTVEELRTAANERNWLMNWQKIDKLQQQGDEAITHRDSKLAIRLQAEAIIETMHQLRELNNRAANETAIDR; this is encoded by the coding sequence ATGCGAAGGGCGAACAATCAAGACTCGTTGGCGTGCTTGCCTGCCACCACTGCAGAACGATTTCAGGATCGAGGTCACCTGTTTGTCGTCGCCGATGGCATGGGGGCTCACGCCGCAGGTGAGATGGCGAGCCGTTTGGCCACCGACCATATCGCGATGCAGTACTTTCGCTCACCGCTTGATGATTGCTCGGAAGCCCTCCGGGCGGCGGTGGCCGAATCGAACGCCGAGATCTTTCGCCGAGGTCAGCAGAATCCCGAATTTCACAATATGGGGACGACCGCAAGTTCGTTGGTCTTGATGCCCCGGGGTGCGATCGTCGCTCATGTTGGAGATTCGCGGGTGTATCGATTGCGAGCCGGCATGTTGGAGCAATTGACGTTCGATCATTCATTGGTTTGGGAGTTCGAAGCCAGTGGAAATATCGATCCGGATAGTGCCATCGGTCACTCGATTCCCAAAAACGTAATCACCCGATCGCTGGGCCCGAATCAGGTGGTCGACGTTGACATTGAAGGTCCGTTTGAGATCTTCGCAAACGACCGATTCCTACTTTGCAGCGATGGATTGAGTGGCCAAGTCGAAGACGAAGAAATCGCAACGCTGATGGACTGTTTGCCCGAAGATTTGGCCACTCGCGTGATGGTCGATCTGGCGAACCTCCGCGGTGGGCCTGACAATTCAACCGTGATCATTGTTCGTGTCGAAGATTCCTACGCGAACGTTTCGAACCATTCCGTAGCGCGAAGCCGCAAACCGAAACATGACGCCCCAGCGGTCTCGCCGCTGCTGCTTGGCACGATCGGTGTTTGCCTGCTCGGCGCCTTGGCGCTTGGGCTCACCGAGGCTTGGGGTCCCATGATCGTTGCCATCATCCTTGGATTGATTGCGGCTGCGGTCAGCTTGACCCAATTCCTTCAATCACAGCCAACCGTACAAAATCTACCGTTGCCAAAAATCCCTGGTGGAAAAGGGCCGTATCGGCGCTACAAGGCTCAACCAACCAAAGCATTGTATGAGCGGCTTGGACACACCGTTGAAGAGCTAAGAACGGCAGCGAACGAACGCAATTGGCTCATGAATTGGCAGAAAATCGACAAGCTGCAACAGCAGGGGGACGAGGCGATCACCCATCGTGATTCAAAACTCGCGATCCGCTTGCAAGCCGAAGCGATTATCGAAACCATGCACCAATTGCGTGAATTGAACAACCGGGCCGCCAACGAGACGGCGATTGACCGGTAG